One window of the Spea bombifrons isolate aSpeBom1 chromosome 8, aSpeBom1.2.pri, whole genome shotgun sequence genome contains the following:
- the GRIPAP1 gene encoding GRIP1-associated protein 1 isoform X2 — MPLACCRGQHIWAEPVLQAPFYCPAGVVSMIPSCVQICSGPGCAFYGLLRAVPLRGAAGGGVWLRAVGAEICPVSPPGEGMMAQALSEEEFQRMQAQLLELRTQNYQLSDSLRKNSQELSSLRQKQTSLERDFAKAQKALSKSKKAQEVEALLGENEMLQGKLHSQEDDFRLQNSTLMQELSKLCSQIEQLERENMQLKEGGLSLAPGATDEELRRLQAENTALQKTISALSERRDKETSSLKSQELQANGHLGAQNSAETLPLQGADGLTGQESSCWPPGVENLQGMTLKLEAEMEEKRLLREQITAQQGKISVLQEEQIKIAEKLKKKHDSYLRLQTDKEALYNDSRTKIEEIQQKKESEIKALNLKNQKMQQELQTAYQSCTELREQLQSLKQEHERTLQGLQQQIQTSRTQELGLLREQSASLAEELQELRRDNEALQTRIEDLNTQLQESFRANARLVEQIQDQTQDIRRLQQDLEEARKSADKRKAMLDEMAIEMLQEKTQHKDEVGNIKLQHEKEVLSIRAKYEKELRELHEEKNRGEEALRAQLRDEKARSRELEVFQQTAEELRLQIQSLEGTKGWFERRLKEAEETIEKNDLRHQEDVAGLRAEHTEDLNLKSQELNQMRGELEAFTQERADLQLTINLLRQEVKDTADGQRILEKKGSATLKDLKRQLHLERKRADKLQERLQDILTNSKTRSGLEDLVLAEISSPSRTQTGDGSSSISSFSYREIMKESTAPSGSKSNTGSPASQAQRPADLSDEEVTDLFQRLAEIQQEKWLLEEKVKHLEVSSASMAEDLCRKSAIIETYVMDSRIDVSAAHAQLDRSSIGSVLRDLVKPGDENLRDMNKKLQNMLEEQLTKNMHLQKDLEALSQEIVRLSKECIPRPESPQTRPSS; from the exons ATGCCCCTGGCGTGCTGCAGAGGGCAGCATATCTGGGCTGAGCCGGTTCTCCAGGCTCCGTTCTACTGTCCAGCCGGTGTAGTCTCTATGATCCCGAGTTGCGTTCAGATCTGCTCTGGCCCTGGTTGCGCCTTCTATGGTCTGTTGCGGGCGGTGCCATTGCGCGGTGCTGCAGGAGGGGGGGTCTGGCTAAGAGCTGTAGGTGCAGAGATTTGTCCGGTTTCCCCTCCTGGCGAAGGGATGATGGCGCAGGCTCTGTCCGAAGAGGAGTTCCAGCGGATgcag GCTCAGCTCCTTGAACTCCGGACGCAGAACTACCAGCTGTCAGACAGCCTGCGCAAGAACAGCCAGG AGCTTTCGTCTCTCCGCCAGAAACAGACCTCACTGGAGCGAGACTTTGCAAAAGCTCAGAAG GCACTGAGCAAAAGCAAGAAGGCCCAG GAGGTGGAGGCTTTGCTGGGTGAGAATGAGATGCTGCAGGGGAAGCTTCACAGTCAGGAGGATGATTTCCGCCTCCAGAACAGCACGTTGATGCAGGAGCTGTCCAAG CTCTGCTCCCAGATTGAGCAGCTAGAAAGAGAAAACATGCAGCTGAAGGAAGGTGGCCTGTCCCTGGCCCCGGGGGCCACAGACGAAGAGCTAAGGAGGCTACAAGCAGAGAACACGGCTCTGCAGAAAACCATCTCAG CTCTGAGTGAGCGCCGCGATAAGGAAACGTCTTCCCTCAAGAGTCAGGAATTACAGGCCAATGGTCACCTCGGGGCACAAAACAGTGCTGAGACTTTGCCACTGCAAGGGGCAGATGGACTCACTGGGCAG GAATCATCATGCTGGCCGCCTGGTGTCGAAAATTTACAAG GAATGACACTGAAATTAGAGGCAGAAATGGAAGAGAAGCGGCTTTTACGAGAGCAGATAACCGCCCAGCAG GGGAAAATTTCTGTGCTACAGGAGGAGCAGATAAAG ATTGCTGAAAAATTAAAGAAGAAGCATGATAG CTACCTGCGGCTACAGACAGACAAAGAGGCTTTGTACAATGACAGCAG AACTAAAATTGAAGAAATTCAGCAGAAGAAAGAGAGCGAAATAAAAGCTCTGAACTTAAAGAATCAAAAGATGCAGCAGGAGCTACAGACAGCCTATCAG AGCTGTACCGAGCTGAGGGAACAACTTCAGAGCCTGAAACAGGAGCATGAAAGGACTCTCCAGGGACTGCAGCAACAG ATCCAGACGTCACGGACTCAGGAGCTCGGTCTGCTGCGGGAACAGAGCGCGTCCCTCGCCGAAGAGCTCCAGGAGCTACGCAGAGACAACGAAGCGCTACAGACTCGGATAGAGGATCTGAACACGCAGCTACAG GAGTCTTTCCGAGCGAACGCCCGGCTGGTAGAGCAGATTCAGGATCAGACGCAGGACATTCGGCGCCTACAGCAGGACCTAGAGGAAGCTCGTAAG AGCGCTGACAAGAGAAAAGCCATGCTGGATGAGATGGCTATTGAGATGTTGCAGGAGAAGACTCAGCACAAGGACGAGGTGGGAAACATTAAGCTTCAGCATGAGAAGGAGGTGCTGAGTATCCGAGCCAAGTATGAGAAGGAGCTCCGGGAGCTCCATGAAGAAAAGAACCGAGGAGAGGAAGCGCTACGGGCACAACTGCGTGACGAGAAG GCCCGGAGCCGGGAGCTGGAGGTTTTCCAGCAGACAGCCGAGGAGCTGCGCTTACAGATCCAGTCACTCGAGGGAACCAAGGGATGGTTTGAGAGGCGACTGAAGGAAGCAGAG GAAACCATCGAGAAGAACGACCTGCGGCACCAGGAAGATGTGGCCGGACTCCGAGCCGAGCACACGGAGGACCTCAAT TTAAAGAGCCAGGAGCTGAATCAGATGAGAGGAGAGCTAGAAGCTTTTACACAAGAGAGAGCAGATCTCCAGCTAACCATCAACCTTCTGAGACAG GAAGTGAAAGATACCGCGGACGGACAGCGAATTCTGGAGAAAAAAGGGAGCGCAACG CTGAAGGATCTAAAGAGACAGCTTCACCTGGAACGGAAACGCGCAGACAAGCTGCAGGAACGTTTGCAGGACATTCTCACCAACAGCAAAACCCGGAGCG GTTTGGAGGATTTAGTTTTGGCTGAAATTAGTTCTCCGAGTCGGACGCAGACGGgggacggcagcagcagcatctcCTCCTTCAGTTACAGGGAAATTATGAAGGAGAGCACGGCCCCCAGCGGCAGTAAG tctAACACGGGCAGCCCAGCGTCGCAGGCGCAGAGACCCGCCGACCTGTCGGACGAGgaagtcacagacctgttccaGAGACTGGCAGAGatccagcaggagaaatggcTGCTGGAGGAGAAG GTGAAGCATTTGGAGGTGAGCAGCGCGTCGATGGCCGAGGACCTCTGCAGAAAGAGCGCCATCATTGAAACCTACGTAATGGACAGCAGGATAG ATGTCTCGGCCGCTCACGCTCAGCTGGATCGGAGCAGCATCGGCAGCGTCCTGCGGGATCTGGTGAAACCTGGAGATGAGAACCTGCGCGACATGAATAAGAAGCTGCAGAACATGTTAGAGGAACAGCTCACCAAAAACATGCACCTGCAGAAG
- the GRIPAP1 gene encoding GRIP1-associated protein 1 isoform X1 — protein sequence MPLACCRGQHIWAEPVLQAPFYCPAGVVSMIPSCVQICSGPGCAFYGLLRAVPLRGAAGGGVWLRAVGAEICPVSPPGEGMMAQALSEEEFQRMQAQLLELRTQNYQLSDSLRKNSQELSSLRQKQTSLERDFAKAQKALSKSKKAQEVEALLGENEMLQGKLHSQEDDFRLQNSTLMQELSKLCSQIEQLERENMQLKEGGLSLAPGATDEELRRLQAENTALQKTISALSERRDKETSSLKSQELQANGHLGAQNSAETLPLQGADGLTGQESSCWPPGVENLQGMTLKLEAEMEEKRLLREQITAQQGKISVLQEEQIKIAEKLKKKHDSYLRLQTDKEALYNDSRTKIEEIQQKKESEIKALNLKNQKMQQELQTAYQSCTELREQLQSLKQEHERTLQGLQQQVAWRSAESQEQVESVLSENSALRTSLAALEQIQTSRTQELGLLREQSASLAEELQELRRDNEALQTRIEDLNTQLQESFRANARLVEQIQDQTQDIRRLQQDLEEARKSADKRKAMLDEMAIEMLQEKTQHKDEVGNIKLQHEKEVLSIRAKYEKELRELHEEKNRGEEALRAQLRDEKARSRELEVFQQTAEELRLQIQSLEGTKGWFERRLKEAEETIEKNDLRHQEDVAGLRAEHTEDLNLKSQELNQMRGELEAFTQERADLQLTINLLRQEVKDTADGQRILEKKGSATLKDLKRQLHLERKRADKLQERLQDILTNSKTRSGLEDLVLAEISSPSRTQTGDGSSSISSFSYREIMKESTAPSGSKSNTGSPASQAQRPADLSDEEVTDLFQRLAEIQQEKWLLEEKVKHLEVSSASMAEDLCRKSAIIETYVMDSRIDVSAAHAQLDRSSIGSVLRDLVKPGDENLRDMNKKLQNMLEEQLTKNMHLQKDLEALSQEIVRLSKECIPRPESPQTRPSS from the exons ATGCCCCTGGCGTGCTGCAGAGGGCAGCATATCTGGGCTGAGCCGGTTCTCCAGGCTCCGTTCTACTGTCCAGCCGGTGTAGTCTCTATGATCCCGAGTTGCGTTCAGATCTGCTCTGGCCCTGGTTGCGCCTTCTATGGTCTGTTGCGGGCGGTGCCATTGCGCGGTGCTGCAGGAGGGGGGGTCTGGCTAAGAGCTGTAGGTGCAGAGATTTGTCCGGTTTCCCCTCCTGGCGAAGGGATGATGGCGCAGGCTCTGTCCGAAGAGGAGTTCCAGCGGATgcag GCTCAGCTCCTTGAACTCCGGACGCAGAACTACCAGCTGTCAGACAGCCTGCGCAAGAACAGCCAGG AGCTTTCGTCTCTCCGCCAGAAACAGACCTCACTGGAGCGAGACTTTGCAAAAGCTCAGAAG GCACTGAGCAAAAGCAAGAAGGCCCAG GAGGTGGAGGCTTTGCTGGGTGAGAATGAGATGCTGCAGGGGAAGCTTCACAGTCAGGAGGATGATTTCCGCCTCCAGAACAGCACGTTGATGCAGGAGCTGTCCAAG CTCTGCTCCCAGATTGAGCAGCTAGAAAGAGAAAACATGCAGCTGAAGGAAGGTGGCCTGTCCCTGGCCCCGGGGGCCACAGACGAAGAGCTAAGGAGGCTACAAGCAGAGAACACGGCTCTGCAGAAAACCATCTCAG CTCTGAGTGAGCGCCGCGATAAGGAAACGTCTTCCCTCAAGAGTCAGGAATTACAGGCCAATGGTCACCTCGGGGCACAAAACAGTGCTGAGACTTTGCCACTGCAAGGGGCAGATGGACTCACTGGGCAG GAATCATCATGCTGGCCGCCTGGTGTCGAAAATTTACAAG GAATGACACTGAAATTAGAGGCAGAAATGGAAGAGAAGCGGCTTTTACGAGAGCAGATAACCGCCCAGCAG GGGAAAATTTCTGTGCTACAGGAGGAGCAGATAAAG ATTGCTGAAAAATTAAAGAAGAAGCATGATAG CTACCTGCGGCTACAGACAGACAAAGAGGCTTTGTACAATGACAGCAG AACTAAAATTGAAGAAATTCAGCAGAAGAAAGAGAGCGAAATAAAAGCTCTGAACTTAAAGAATCAAAAGATGCAGCAGGAGCTACAGACAGCCTATCAG AGCTGTACCGAGCTGAGGGAACAACTTCAGAGCCTGAAACAGGAGCATGAAAGGACTCTCCAGGGACTGCAGCAACAG GTGGCATGGCGGAGCGCGGAGAGCCAGGAGCAGGTGGAGTCCGTTCTGTCTGAGAACAGTGCCCTGCGCACCAGCCTAGCTGCCCTGGAGCAG ATCCAGACGTCACGGACTCAGGAGCTCGGTCTGCTGCGGGAACAGAGCGCGTCCCTCGCCGAAGAGCTCCAGGAGCTACGCAGAGACAACGAAGCGCTACAGACTCGGATAGAGGATCTGAACACGCAGCTACAG GAGTCTTTCCGAGCGAACGCCCGGCTGGTAGAGCAGATTCAGGATCAGACGCAGGACATTCGGCGCCTACAGCAGGACCTAGAGGAAGCTCGTAAG AGCGCTGACAAGAGAAAAGCCATGCTGGATGAGATGGCTATTGAGATGTTGCAGGAGAAGACTCAGCACAAGGACGAGGTGGGAAACATTAAGCTTCAGCATGAGAAGGAGGTGCTGAGTATCCGAGCCAAGTATGAGAAGGAGCTCCGGGAGCTCCATGAAGAAAAGAACCGAGGAGAGGAAGCGCTACGGGCACAACTGCGTGACGAGAAG GCCCGGAGCCGGGAGCTGGAGGTTTTCCAGCAGACAGCCGAGGAGCTGCGCTTACAGATCCAGTCACTCGAGGGAACCAAGGGATGGTTTGAGAGGCGACTGAAGGAAGCAGAG GAAACCATCGAGAAGAACGACCTGCGGCACCAGGAAGATGTGGCCGGACTCCGAGCCGAGCACACGGAGGACCTCAAT TTAAAGAGCCAGGAGCTGAATCAGATGAGAGGAGAGCTAGAAGCTTTTACACAAGAGAGAGCAGATCTCCAGCTAACCATCAACCTTCTGAGACAG GAAGTGAAAGATACCGCGGACGGACAGCGAATTCTGGAGAAAAAAGGGAGCGCAACG CTGAAGGATCTAAAGAGACAGCTTCACCTGGAACGGAAACGCGCAGACAAGCTGCAGGAACGTTTGCAGGACATTCTCACCAACAGCAAAACCCGGAGCG GTTTGGAGGATTTAGTTTTGGCTGAAATTAGTTCTCCGAGTCGGACGCAGACGGgggacggcagcagcagcatctcCTCCTTCAGTTACAGGGAAATTATGAAGGAGAGCACGGCCCCCAGCGGCAGTAAG tctAACACGGGCAGCCCAGCGTCGCAGGCGCAGAGACCCGCCGACCTGTCGGACGAGgaagtcacagacctgttccaGAGACTGGCAGAGatccagcaggagaaatggcTGCTGGAGGAGAAG GTGAAGCATTTGGAGGTGAGCAGCGCGTCGATGGCCGAGGACCTCTGCAGAAAGAGCGCCATCATTGAAACCTACGTAATGGACAGCAGGATAG ATGTCTCGGCCGCTCACGCTCAGCTGGATCGGAGCAGCATCGGCAGCGTCCTGCGGGATCTGGTGAAACCTGGAGATGAGAACCTGCGCGACATGAATAAGAAGCTGCAGAACATGTTAGAGGAACAGCTCACCAAAAACATGCACCTGCAGAAG